GATGGCGCTTCAGCACGCGCAACCCGAGCGCACGGCGCTGCTTTCGAATCTCGATGCAATCCTGGGATGGGGAGACGCCTCGGCGGTCGGTGAACTGACCGCCTCCTGCACACAGAAGCTCCCACTCAAGCCGCAGGAGCCGAGTGCGGAGGCGAGGTCCGTCGACAAGGCTGCGGATGCAGCGACGGCCAGAAGGTCTGCGGGACCAACCACCCCACCCGGAGCTCCCGCGACAACCGGGAGACATGCTCGCCGGGGAACTCCACCCGGCTCGCAAGCCAGCAACCCCAAAGGCTGATGAGCCCCAAATCACCGCCGGCAGCTCCGCGATGAACAATTCCACCAGCCGCGGCTCGAAATGCCGGCCGGCCTGTTCGCGCAGGAACGCGACGGGCCGGACCGACTTCAAGATGACTTGCGGACCTCGACGCCACCTTCAAAGCGCTGTGGCACCGGGCAGCCCGGTTTGTGCAGAGGCGGATCCAGTTGCAGGCTGATGAGGTACTTGGACACCAACTCCTTGAGCCGCGGATCAAGGCTCGGGAGCGGAAAGTCCAGGCTTGATGGATCTACCCGCCCATCGGCGCCGATCGTGAACCGGGCGTACACCCAGCCCCCGACGTCCGGATGCGAGAGTTCTGCCTTGCGCAAGTCGATGCCCGACGGGCGCTCAAGCTCAAGCGCCTGAAAGACGTAGGTCCCCGGTGCCGCGTCCGGCACCTCGGGCGGACAACCCTTTGCAATCCGCGCAGGCAGCTCGGGCAGCGTCTTGAATCCCGGCACATCGCCCATCTCCTTGTGCGGGTGATACATGTCCATGAAGATGTCGCTCTGTCGTCCGGAGGCGCAGACGACGCGGTACGCATCGATGACCGTGCCATATGGACCGGTGCCAAAACTTCCCGATCGCGAAAAGCCCGGCGCATCGCCCTCCGGACAACGCAGCCGCATCAGGAACTCCCTCTGGCCCAAGGGCGCATAAGCCCGGACGGGATTGACTCGCGAGCCCAATGGGGCTGATGTATCGAGCACCGGGGGCTGTCGCCGCCCGGGATCGGACGATGGATCCGCGAATGCCGGTGAGCAAAATCCGGCTGCAACAAGCAAGGCGCCGAAGTTCCGCGTGAATCTTCTATCTGGATCTTGCGTCCTCATCCCATCCCTCCCCATTGTCTCGATACCCTTGATGTTGCGACGCCGAGCTTGCGGTCATGTCGTTACCGCTAAAACTACGCGGACGGTCCGTGCGACCTCGCACCGCCCCGGCACCAACAGGTCGCCCTTGTTGTCACTGAGGATCGTGCCGCCGATCGCGGATCACCTTACGGCTCCTCCTCATGGTTCTTCTTCATGAGCTCCTTCCAGCGCTGTTGCCGCGCGCTTTCATTCCTCATCCGGAGCACATCGATCCAGCGTAAATACACGTCCGGCGAGTACCTGCTGTTGTCTCGATACGCGGGGTGATGCGGCGCAGGGAAGTCGCTCGCCCAAAAGGCGAACAAGGGCCCGATGAAGGGGATGAAGGCCACCGCGGCGTTCAGCAGGCGCAGCCACAGCGGGCCCGGCGAGCGCAGGATGCGCCAGGCCAGCCAGCAGGCCACCAGCTCCGACAGATGATGCCGATCACCAGCCCGCTCATCGCAGCGCCGCGGCCCGTACCGATGAGCCGCGGCTATGGCCGCGACAGCATGACCGCGATGCGCTTGCCCCCGGTCTGCGACGACGGGCAGCCGCCGGTCGAGGAGGCGTAAGCCGCGGTGGCGCCGACCTGCTTTGCGGCATAGCCCGCGGCCGATGCCGTGAAGGTGAAGCCCCCCTGCTTCGTGCTGAAGCCGCAGGGGACGGTGCATTCCAGCCCACCGGCGACGATCTTCACGTTCTTCGCCTCCTTGGCCAGGACGCTGGTGTCGAAGGGCGCGCCATCGAGCTGGATGCTGCTGAGAGTCAGCATGGGCAGCGCCGTCGTCGTCGTGGCGTCCTGTGCCGACTCAATGATCAGCGACGGTTCGCCATAGCTATGAACGCAGGGGCCGGCCGTCTCCGGGCCATCACCGCTGCCACCACCACCACAGGCCGTGACGCCCCCTGCCAGGAGAAGGCTCGTGAAAAGGATGCGTGGGGTGCGAAGTCGATACATGCGATAGGCCCATAGCTGGAATTCAATGGCCGCCTCCCGCTGCAGAGTCCGATGCGGCCGGCGCTGCTCGTCAGGCACGATGCGCCGCATCCCAGGGGAACTGCTGGGCGAAAACAGCATGGACGCCCCGAAACGAGCGACGGCCGCCGTTCGAGGGTGGATTGGAGGCAAGGGCGCGCTGCCCGTCCATCACACCGGTGGGGGATCTCGTTGCTTTGGACACAAACCAGGCGAGAGACCGCCGACGCGGCCGCTGCTCACCCCTCTTCCAGAAAGCGCTCCCTCACCTCCATCACCTTCGGCAGCTCCGCGATGAACAGCGCCACCAGCCGCGGCTCGAAATGCCGGCCGGCCTGTTCGCGCAGGAACTCGACGGCGCGCTCGACCGGCCAGGCCGGCTTGTAGGGGCGCACGCTGGTCAGCGCGTCGAATACGTCGGCGATCGCGACGATGCGGGCCTCCTCGGGGATGGCCTCGCCGGCCAGGCCTTCGGGGTAGCCGCTGCCGTCCCATTTCTCGTGGTGCGCCAGCGCAATGCGGCGCGCCATCGCCAGCAGGCCGCCCTCATGCTCGCCCAGGATCTCGGCGCCGATCTCGGGATGGCGGCGCATCACGGCCCATTCGGCTTCGCTCAGCGGGCCGTTCTTCTGCAGGATCGCGTCGGGGATGCCCAGCTTGCCGACATCGTGCATCGGCGCGGCATGCAGCAGATCGTCGGCGCGGCGCTCGTCGTAGCCGGCGGCGCGCGCCAGGATCTGCGAATAGTGGCTCATGCGCAGCACATGCCAGCCGGTCTCGTTGTCCTTGTACTCGGCGGCGCGGCCCAGGCGCTGCACGATCTGCAGCCGCGTCGCGCGCAGCTCCTCGACGCGCACCAGGGACAGATGGGTGCGCACCCGCGCCCGCACGATGGCCGGGCTGATCGGCTTGCTGATGTAGTCCACCGCGCCGGCCTCGAAGCCCTGGGCCTCGTCCTGCGCATCGGCCAGCGCGGTGACGAAGATCACCGGGATCGCGCGGGTCGCGGCCTGGGCCTTCAGGGTGCGGCACACGTCCAGGCCCGACAGCGCCGGCATCATCACGTCCAGCAGCACCAGCTGCGGCGCCTCGGCGCGCGCCAGCTCCAGCGCCTTGTGGCCGTCGCGCGCGAACAGCAGGCGGTAGTCGTCCTGCAGCACATGGCGCAGCACCTGCAGATTGGCCGGCTCGTCGTCGACCAGCAGCAGCTTGGGGCGGGTATCGCTCGTCGTCATGATGATGATGATCCGGCAGCCTGCTTCAGGGCCTGCAGCGCGCGCAGCGCCGCCTCGAAGTCGAACTGGTCCAGCGCCTCGGCCAGCGCGGCGCAGCGCGCCTGGCCCAGATGCTGCTGCAGCTCGGCGAAGGCGGCATCGTCCAGCTCGCCATGCTGCAGCGCGCGCTCCAGCCGGTCCAGCGAGGCCGGGGCCACGGGTGGCATGGCCTCCAGCGGCGCGGGCGCCGAGGCCGGCCCCGCGGCCGCCTGCTCGGCGATCGCGGCCAGCACCTCGCGCAGCGCGCCGGCCAGGGCCTCGCCCAGCGCGGACAGTTCCGGCTCCTGCCGCCCCTGGCGCAGCGCCTCCTCCAGCGGCAGGGTCGCCGCCAGCAGGCGCGGCAGCGCCAGGCTGCCGGCCACGCCGCGCCAGCGGTGCACCAGCGCGCGCGCCTCCAGCCATTCGCGCGCATGCAGCAGGGCCAGCAGGCGCGCGGCGCCGTCGCGCTGCTCGACCGCGAAGCGGCGCAGCGCGCGCTGCCAGGCGCCGGCACTGCCCCACAGCTGCAGGCCCTGCTCGCAGTCGATGTCGACCAGCTCTTGCTGCGCCGAGGGCATCGCCAGCGCTGCGCCGGACGCCGCCCCCGGGCTCAGGCCCAGCACCCGCGCCAGCTCGGCGCGCAGCCGCGCCGGCTCCACCGGCTTGGCCGCGAAGCCGTCCATGCCGGCGGCCAGCGCGGCCTGGCGGTCCTCCTCCAGCACGCTGGCGGTCAGCGCGATGATCGGCGTGCGCGGCCGTGCCTCGCTCAGCTCGAACTTGCGGATGCGCCGGGTCGCGCCCAGGCCGTCCAGCTCGGGCATGTGCACATCCATCAGCACCGCGTCGAACTCCTCCTCGCCGAAGGCCTGCAGCGCCTGCAGCCCGTCGCCGACCAGGCGCACACGATGGCCGTCGCGGCCCAGCAGCAGCTGCATCAGCTCGCCGTTCTGCGCCACATCGTCGGCCACCAGCAGGCGCAGCGGCGGCAGCGTGGTCGCCGCATCGGGCGTCTCGACCACGGCGGCCACCGGCGCGCCGGGCGGCAGCGGCAGATGCACATGGAAGCAGCTGCCCGCGCCGATCTGGCTCTCGACCCGGATGCGCCCGCCCATGCGCTCGACCAGCTGGCGCGAGATCGTCGTGCCCAGGCCGGTGCCGCCGAAGCGCCGCGTGGTCGAGGCGTCGGCCTGCGCGAAGGCGTCGAAGATGCGCTCCAGCCGGTCCGGCGCGATGCCGATGCCGGTGTCGATCACGGCCAGATGCACCGCCCCATCGGCCGCGTCGATGCGCAGGCGCAGCGTGACGGAGCCCCGCTCGGTGAACTTGATCGCATTGCCGACCAGGTTCACCAGCACCTGCTGCACGCGCAGCGCATCGCCCTGGAAGAACTGCGGCGCCTCGGCCGGATAGTCCAGGCGCAGCTCCAGGCCCTTGCGTTCGGCGGCCAGGCGCAGCGAGGCCAGGGTCTGCTCGCAGACCGCGCGCAGCGAGAAGTCGCGCCGCTCCAGCTCGACCGCGCCCTTGTCGAGCTTGGCGGTGTCCAGGATGTCGTTCAGCAGGCCCAGCAGCGAGCGCGCCGAGCCACGCACCGTGTTCAGGTGCTTGCGCTGGCTCTCGCTCAGGGTGGTATCCAGCAGCAGCTCGGTGAAGCCCAGCACCGCGTTCATCGGCGTGCGGATCTCGTGGCTCATATTGGCCAGGAAGGCGCTCTTGGCCGCGGCCGCGGCCTCGGCGCGGCCCTTGGCCTCCTGCAGGTCCAGCTGCAGGCGCTTGGCCTCGCTGATGTCGAGGATCACGCCGTCGATCAGGCCCAGCGCGCCGCTCTCGTCGCGCACGCCGCGGCCGGTCTCGGAGACCCAGCGCTCCACGCCCTCGCGGGTGTGCAGCCGGTACTCCAGCTTGTAGGGTTCGTCGGCCGCCAGCGCGCGCGTCACCTCGGCATTGACACGCTCGCGGTCCTCGAGATGGATCAGCGGCGCGAAGCTGGCGCGCCCGGCCAGGAAGTCCTGCGCCGGCCAGCCGGTCAGGGTCTGCACCGAATCGCTGATCAGCAGCATGCTCCAGTCGGCATCGATGCGGCAGCGGAAGTTCACGCCGGGGCTGTTGTCGATCAGGCTGCGGTATTGCTGCTCGCTGTCGCGCAGGCGCCGGTTCAGGCGCCGGTAGCTCAGCAGGCCATGGGTGCCGGCGGTCAGCAGGCTGATCGCCAGGGTCACCAGGGTCACGCCCAGCGCCAGCGCGCCGTTGCTGCCCAGCACGGTGTCGCAGACTTCGTCGGAGCTGCCGATGAAGCGCGCCGCGCCCATCGCGGTGTAGTGCATGCCCGAGATCGCGCCGCCCATCACCAGGCCGCCCAGCAGCACGGTCCACAGCCGGCCCAGCCGCCCTTCCAGCCCGAAGCGGATCCACAGCGCCAGCATCGCCAGCAGCACCGCGACGACGATGCTGGCCGCGAACCACAGCGGGTCGTAGCGCAGCTCGGCATTGAGCTCCATCGCCGCCATGCCGATGTAATGCATCGAGCCGATGCCGGCACCGACCAGCACCCCGCCCATCACCCATTGCCAGCGCCCCAGCCGGCCCTGCGACAGCAGCGCCAGCGCGACCCAGGAGGCCAGCAGCGCCGGCAGCGCCGACAGCAGGGTCAGCCCGGTGTCGAAGCGCACGCCGGCGCAGAGCTGGAAGGCCAGCATGCCGATGAAATGCATGGACCAGACGCCGCCGCCCATCGCCGCGGCACCGCTGGCCAGGATCGCGTGGCGCTGGGCGCGGCCTTCGGCGCGCTTGGCCATGCCGGCCATCTGCAGCGCCAGCGCCGAGGTCAGCGCGGCCACCCCCACCGACAGGGCCACCAGCCAGGGCTGGTGGCTGCCGACCAGCAGCAGGGTCGGCGCGCCATCGCGGAAAAGGAAGAACTCGTTCAGCATCGCGGCAGCGGCAAGATCAGGGTTTATGCGGAGCTCCCGATCTTGACGGCTTCGCGCCCGGGACGCTCGGCACAAATGCGCGGTCCCGGCCCGCCAATAAAAAACCCGGCCGAGGCCGGGCGGTTGGCGCACCTGGGTGCGACGCGGGAACGCGCGGCTTAGAACGCCGGCACGACCGCGCCGTTGTACTTGCCTTCGATGAACTTCTTCACCTCGGCGCTGTTCAGCGCGGCGGCCAGCTTCTTCAGCGCGTCGGCATCCTTGTTGTCCGGGCGGGCCACCAGCCAGTTGGCATAGGGCGAGCGGGCATCCTCGATCGCCAGCGCGTTCTTCACCGGGTTCAGCTTGGCTTCCAGCGCGTAGTTGGTGTTGATCAGGGCCAGGTCCACCTGCGGCAGGATGCGCGGCAGGGTGGCGGCCTCGATCTCGCGGAACTTCAGCTTCTTCGGGTTGTCGGCGATGTCCTTGGGCGTGGCCAGGATGTTGTCGGTGCTCTTCAGCTTGATCACGCCGGCGCGGTCCAGCAGCAGCAGCGCGCGGCCGGCATTGCTGGGGTCGTTCGGGATCGCGACGGTGCCGCCGCTAGGCAGCTCGGTCAGGGCCTTGTGCTTGCTGGAATAGGCGCCGAAGGGCTCCACATGCACCGCGGTCACGGCCACCAGATTGGTACCCTTGCCCTTGTTGAACTCGCCCAGATAGGGCTTGTGCTGGAAGAAGTTAGCGTCCAGGCGCTTCTCGGCCACCTGCACATTGGGCTGCACGTAGTCGGTGAACACCTTCACGTCCAGCTCCACGCCCTGCTTGGCGAGCTGGGGCTTCACGAATTCCAGGATCTCGGCATGCGGCACCGCGGTGGCGGCCACCGTGATCTTCTGGGCGGCGGCCAGGCCGCTGAGGGCCAGGGCGGCCAGGGCAACTGCAATCTTTGTCTTCATCGGGTCAACTCCTCACTAGGTACAACGAAAAAGAAACGGGGGGTAGCGAAGTCTCGTCAGCGGCGCGTGTAGCGGCGCACCAGCCAGTCGCCCAGCATCTGCAGCAGCTGCACCAGCAGCAGCAGCAGTGCGACGGTCACGACCATCACCTCGGTCTGGAAGCGCTGGTAGCCGAAGCGGATCGCCAGGTCGCCCAGGCCGCCGCCGCCGATCACGCCGGACATCGCGGTGTAGCCGACCAGGGTGATCGCGGTGACGGTGATCGCCGACAGGATGGCCGGCCGCGCCTCGGGCAGCAGGGCCTGCCAGACGATCTGGCGCGTGCTGGCGCCCATCGCCAGGCCGGCCTCGACGATGCCGCGGTCCACGCCGCGCAGCGCGCCCTCGACCAGGCGGGCGAAGAAGGGGGTCGCCCCCACCACCAGCGGCGGGATCGCGCCGGCCACGCCCAGCGACGTGCCGGCCACCAGCAAGGTGAAGGGGATCAGCACGATCAACAGGATCACGAAGGGCAGCGAGCGCAGCACGTTCACCACCAGCGACAAGAGCGCGTAAAAGCGCGGCGCCGCCAGCAGCTGGCCGCGGTCGAACAGGAACAGCGCGACGCCCAGCGGCAGCCCCAGCAGCACGGTGAACAGCAGCGAGCCCGCCAGCATCAGCAGGGTGTCCCAGGAGGCCAGGCCGATCTCGGCCCAGTCGATAGCATTCAACAAGGCATCCATCAGCGCTGCACCTCCACGCGCACGCCGCGCGCTTCCAACAGGGCCTGGGCCGCGGCCAGGTCGCCGCCGGAGACCGAGATGGTCAGCTGGCCATAGGGCTCCTGCTTGATGCGGTCGATGCGGCCCGACAGGATGCCGAAGTCCAGCCCGGTGCGGCGCGCCACCTCGCCCAGCAGCGGCTCGTAGGTGCGCTCGCCGCGGAAGGTCAGCTGCACGATGCGGCCCGGCACATGGGAGAAATCGTCCAGCTGCTGGCCCTCGTCCACATGCTCGGCCTCCAGCACGAAGCGCCGCGTCACCGGATGGCGCGGGTGCAGGAAGACCTCGGCCACCGGGCCCTGCTCGGCGATCAGGCCGCCGTCCAGCACCGCGACGCGGTCGCAGACGCGCCGCACCACGTCCATCTCATGCGTGATCAGCACGATGGTCAGGCCCAGCTCGCGGTTGATCTCGGCCAGCAGGTCCAGGATCGAGCGGGTGGTCTCGGGGTCCAGCGCGCTGGTGGCCTCGTCGCACAGCAGCACGCGCGGCTCGGTGGCCAGCGCGCGGGCGATGCCGACGCGCTGCTTCTGCCCGCCGGAGAGCTGGGCCGGGTATTTGTGCGCCTGGTCGGCCAGGCCGACGCGGGCCAGCAGCGCCGCCACGCGCGGCGCGATCTCGGCCGGCGCGCGGCCGGCGATCTTCAGCGGCCAGGCCACGTTCTCGGCCACGGTCTTGCTCGACAGCAGGTTGAAGTGCTGGAAGATCATGCCGATGCGCTGACGCGCGGCGCGCAGGCCCGCCTCGTCCAGCGCCAGCAGGTCCTGGCCGGCCACCGCGACGCGGCCGCTGTCGGGCCGCTCCAGCAGGTTGATCACGCGCAGCAGGGTGCTCTTGCCGGCGCCCGAGGCGCCGATGATGCCGAACACCTCGCCGGCTTCGACGCTCAGGCTCAGGCCGCGCAGCGCCGGCACCTGGCCCGCGCCGGCGGCCATTGGGTAGGACTTGTGGACTTCTTGGAGTTCTATCACCGGGAAAGGGCGGCGGGCTGGTGGCCCGCCTTGGAATCAGCCCGCAATCCTAGTGGAAACCCCTAAACCTTCGGAAGAACCGAATGGTCATAAGCAAATTCACCCGAAGGTGATCCACAGCGCCAGTCTGCCAGCCCCCTCTGCTGCACGGCGGACAACCCCGTTCAGAGGGATTCGGATCGCAACGCAGGCATGGAAGCATGTCTGCGCGCGCGCCCCCGCCGGCACAGCAGCCTCCAAGAATCGCTCCACCAACCAAGCAGATGCCCAAAAAAGCAACGACGCTCATGTTCCTTGCGGTAGCCCTGAGCGCTATCGCGCTCGCTGCATTCAGCTTCTGGCCGGAGCCGAGCAGCCCTCCGGCCCTGAATGAGCAAGCCCGCTCGCAAAGCCAAGTCGCACCGCCGATATCCACTGCCAAGCACTCGGAGGGGAGCACTCATTCCGCACCTCAACGCCCGCGTCACGACAGGAGCGCAACGCCGAGCAGCGAGTGGCGCGCCGACGCCTCGGTCATGTCGCCCACAGTCCGGGTCGGCTCGGAGGGTTTCGCGCCGCACATCCAGGCGGCCCTAGACTCGGGTACCGGGGCCCTTGCTTACCAGGCCGTGAAGCAGCTGGACCAATGCAAAAACGTTGCCGGCTACATCGAGAGCGCGCGCAGGTACGCCACACAGACACCGGGGCTCGAGCCCAGGAAGGCACAGATCACAATGGACTACGCGCAAGAGCTGGAGGCGGTGCAGCGACGTTGCCAGACCGTCACGCCACAGATCGAGGCCCTGCGAACGCCCTTGCTGCTGAAGGCCATGCAGAGCGGCGAATTCGGTGCCGCTGCCCAGTTTGTGGAAAGCGCCTCACGCGAGCAACTCCTTGAGGCCGGGAGGCCGGAGCTGGTATTGCATGCGCTGCGCACTGACGCCATGCAGGGCGATGCGCCGGCCATGAAGATCCTGGCCAAGCGCAAACTGCCCTATGAGGTGCCCGCGCCACTTCAGCGTCCCAGCGAACTTGCGGCGCTACAGATCGAAGAGCGCTGGCTCCGAGGACCCGAGGTTTCGGCCCTCAATGCTGCGGCCATGAAGGAACTTGCCAAATGGATCAATCCGGCCCTGCTGGGCGACTGGACCTTCTTTTCGGATGCCCAGGACCAGACCACAAGGCGACTCGCGCAGCTGCAATCGCCGGAAGGCGGGCTGAATGCACAGGAGCGTGCGCTGGCGGCCGAGATGCTGGCCGCCCACGAGCGCCAGCAAGCTCGGCCTTGAATCAGAAGCGCAGATTCGGCAGATCCCGCAGCATGATCTCGGTCGTCGCGCGGATCGCGCCCTCGTTGGCCAGCTTCAGGCGCTCGGGCTGGGAGACGATGGCCTCGCTGAATTCGGCCTTGTAGGCGGCGCGCACGCTGCGCTGGTAGAGCAGCGCGCCGCTGGTCTTCTCAACCAGGGTGTAATGCACGGTGGCGGCCACCGTCGTGTTCAACGACAGCAGCGGCTGCACCAGACTGACCAGCTGCGCCTTCAGCTCGTAGCGCGCCTCCTGCGGCGTCATCGCCCACAGGCCCACCGCGCGCAGCGAATCCTCCAGCGCATGCTCCAGCGCCAGGTCGCTGATCTTGGAACCCCACAGCCGGCCGGTCTCGGCCCCGCCGGCCGCCGGCGCCAGCCCGACCTGGCCGCGCAACGGCGCCGGCATGAAGCCGCGCAGCTGCAGCGCATCGCCCGGCTTGACGCTCATGTACAGCGATTGCGAGGGCGTGCCGCAGCCGGCCAGCAGGCCGGCCGAGCAGAGCAGCAGGGCGGAGAGCAGCGCGCGCGCGGGAGCTTTCATAGACGTCGGTGTTGCAGGGCCGGCAGCTGCTGGCGCACCTGGGCCAGCCGGGCGGCATCCACCTCGGCCGTCACCAGGCCCTCGCCCTCCGGCAGGCAGGCGAGCACCTCGCCCCAGGGGTCGACGATCATCGTGTGGCCCCAGGTGCGGCGTCCATTCTCATGGAGCCCACCCTGGGCCGGTGCGATGAGATAGGCGATGTTTTCGACCGCTCGTGCGCGCAGCAGCAGCTCCCAATGGGCCTGGCCGGTGGTGTGGGTGAAGGCCGCCGGCACGCTGATCAGGTCCAGCGGCGCCGGCGCGCCCATCGCGCGGTACAGCTCCGGAAAGCGCAGGTCGTAGCAGACCGACAGGCCGATGCGCAGCCCGCCGGCCTCGGCCACCACCGGCGTCTCGCCGGCCTCCAGCACGCGCGCCTCGTCGTAGCGCTCGCGGCCGTTGTCGTAGCAAAAGAGATGCAGCTTGTCGTAGCGCGCGGCCAGCCTGCCGTCCGGTCCATGCACCAGGCAGCTGTTGCGCACCCGCAGCGGGTCCGGCGTCGCCAGCGGCAGGGTGCCGCCGATGATCCACAGCTTGAGATCGCGCGCCGCCTCGGCCAGCATGCGCTGGATCGGCCCCTCGCCCAGGCGCTCGGCCAGCGCCAGCTTGTCGGTATCGCGCTGGCCCATCAGGCAGAAGTACTCGGGCAGCGCGGCCAGCTGCGCGCCCTCGGCCGCGGCCTGCTCCAGCCAGTGGCGCGCCCGCGCCAGGTTGCGGCCCATGTCGGGGCTGGACACCATCTGGATCGCGGCGATCTTCATCGGGGAACTCCTAGGGTGTGGACGCGGCGGCCGGCAGCTCGGCATCGGGCTTGCGCTCGACCCGCTCGACCTTGGGATCGTCCCAGCTGCCGGTGACGCGGAACTCGCGCGTGCTGGCCGCCATCATCGGCCGGCGCAGCAACAGCTGGGCCAGGAAGGTGCCCAGGCCCACCGCCGGGTTGATCGCCGCATAGGCCAGCGAGGCGCCGCCGGCATTGATCTCGGGCACCACCAGCACGCGCAGGTCCTGGGTCTCCTTGGCCAGATCGGCCTGGCCCTCCATCACGACCACCGCCTGCACGCCGCTCATGCGCAGGTTGTTGCTGCTGGCCACGCCCTGCGCGATCTTGACGTCGCCGCTGAAGCCGTCGAAGGCGAAGCCCTCGCTGAACACGTCGCGGAAGTCCAGCACCAGGCGGCGCGGCAGCGACTGCAGGCTCAGGATGCCCAGCAGCCGGCCCACGCCCGGCTCGGCCTGCAGGAACTGGCCGGCGTCCAGCGCCAGATGCAGCTGGCCGCTCATGCTGGGGTAGTCGGGCGCCAGCGGCGAGCCCAGCCAGCCCAGCTGGCCCGAGGCCTGGCCCTTGCCGCCGCGCAGCAGCCGGCCCTGGCCCAGGCGCTCCAGCAGATTGCCGGCATCGGCCACCTCCAGCTTCCAGTCCAGCACCGTGCGGCGCTGCGCCCGGCCCGGCTCGGCCAGCCATTGGCCGGTGGCGTTCAGCACCGCATCCGGGTGGCGCAGCTGCAGCTTGCCGAGCTTCCATTCGCGCTGCGGCCCCTGGGCCTGCGCATCGACCTCGAGCCGACCCAGGCGCTTGCCGCGCAGCTCGAAGTCCTCGACCACGATGTCCAGCGCCGGCAGCTGGCCGGCGCCACCCGCCTGCGGCTGCTCCAGCAGCTGGCTGACGCTGTCGGCCTCGCTCTTGGGTAGCGACAGCCGCGCCAGCCGCGCATGCACCCGCGCCGGCTGCGCCCCGCGCGCCGGGCGCAGCTCCAGATAGCCGTTCAGCTGCTCGGCATCCAGGTTCGCGCGCCAGAGGCCCTGCTCCGGCACGCGCGTGATGCCGGCCACCACCTTGCTGAGCGGGCGCCCGGCGAAGACCAGGCCCTGGGCGCGCAGCGCGATCTGGGTCGGCGCATAGCCGCCGCCCTCCAGCGCGTCCGCAGCGCCGCCGCCGGCGGTAGCTGTGCCACCGCCCTGCAGGCGCTGCGCGACGGCCTGCCAGGCGTCCAGATTCAGCTGGCCCAGATTGGCCTGCAGCGCCACGCCCTGGGCCGGCACGGACGGCAGCTTGTCCTGCAGCGCCAGGCTGCCGGCCAGCACGCGCGGCGTCTCGCCGCTGATGTCGCGCTGGTACTGGGCCGCCAGCACCGCGCCCAGCTCCAGGCGCAGCTCGTCGCGGCCATTGCCCAGCTGGGTGGTCTGGTAGCGCAGCGGCAGCTGGCTCTCGGGCGCCTTGGCCAGCGGCGCCGGCAACTCGGCGCCCAGACCCTGCAGGCTGCTGCTCAGGCTCAGCTCGGAGCCGCCGCCCTCCTTGAAGCCCAGCTGCAGCCGGTAGGCGGTCTGGCCGTTCAGCGACTGCGCCAGCCGCGCCAGCGGCCCCAGCTCGCCGGCGCGGCGCAGCGCCTCGGCCGTGACCACGCCCTGACCGTTGAAACGCAGGCTGCCGTCGCGCTGGGTGCCGCCCTCGAAGCTCGCGTCGCCGCCCAGCACCCGCGCCGCGCCGCCCTGGATGTTCACGCCGCGGCGGTCGAACTCGATGCGCGCGCGCGCATTGCCCAGCAGCGGCACATCGGGGCGCATGCGCACATCATTGCCGGCCAGCAGCACCTGGCCCTTGACCTGGGCCTTGTCGACATCGTTGAGCGGGATCTGCAGCCCCAGGCGCAGCTGGGCGGCACCGCTGGCCGTCGTGTCCTTCAGCGCGCCGCCGATCCATTCGCCGACCGGCGACAGCTTGGTGAAGCGCAGCAGCTCGCTCATCGGCCCGCGGCCCTGGCCCTCCAGCTCCAGCACCTGCTGGT
This genomic stretch from Roseateles sp. DAIF2 harbors:
- a CDS encoding HD-GYP domain-containing protein yields the protein MTTSDTRPKLLLVDDEPANLQVLRHVLQDDYRLLFARDGHKALELARAEAPQLVLLDVMMPALSGLDVCRTLKAQAATRAIPVIFVTALADAQDEAQGFEAGAVDYISKPISPAIVRARVRTHLSLVRVEELRATRLQIVQRLGRAAEYKDNETGWHVLRMSHYSQILARAAGYDERRADDLLHAAPMHDVGKLGIPDAILQKNGPLSEAEWAVMRRHPEIGAEILGEHEGGLLAMARRIALAHHEKWDGSGYPEGLAGEAIPEEARIVAIADVFDALTSVRPYKPAWPVERAVEFLREQAGRHFEPRLVALFIAELPKVMEVRERFLEEG
- a CDS encoding MHYT domain-containing protein, yielding MLNEFFLFRDGAPTLLLVGSHQPWLVALSVGVAALTSALALQMAGMAKRAEGRAQRHAILASGAAAMGGGVWSMHFIGMLAFQLCAGVRFDTGLTLLSALPALLASWVALALLSQGRLGRWQWVMGGVLVGAGIGSMHYIGMAAMELNAELRYDPLWFAASIVVAVLLAMLALWIRFGLEGRLGRLWTVLLGGLVMGGAISGMHYTAMGAARFIGSSDEVCDTVLGSNGALALGVTLVTLAISLLTAGTHGLLSYRRLNRRLRDSEQQYRSLIDNSPGVNFRCRIDADWSMLLISDSVQTLTGWPAQDFLAGRASFAPLIHLEDRERVNAEVTRALAADEPYKLEYRLHTREGVERWVSETGRGVRDESGALGLIDGVILDISEAKRLQLDLQEAKGRAEAAAAAKSAFLANMSHEIRTPMNAVLGFTELLLDTTLSESQRKHLNTVRGSARSLLGLLNDILDTAKLDKGAVELERRDFSLRAVCEQTLASLRLAAERKGLELRLDYPAEAPQFFQGDALRVQQVLVNLVGNAIKFTERGSVTLRLRIDAADGAVHLAVIDTGIGIAPDRLERIFDAFAQADASTTRRFGGTGLGTTISRQLVERMGGRIRVESQIGAGSCFHVHLPLPPGAPVAAVVETPDAATTLPPLRLLVADDVAQNGELMQLLLGRDGHRVRLVGDGLQALQAFGEEEFDAVLMDVHMPELDGLGATRRIRKFELSEARPRTPIIALTASVLEEDRQAALAAGMDGFAAKPVEPARLRAELARVLGLSPGAASGAALAMPSAQQELVDIDCEQGLQLWGSAGAWQRALRRFAVEQRDGAARLLALLHAREWLEARALVHRWRGVAGSLALPRLLAATLPLEEALRQGRQEPELSALGEALAGALREVLAAIAEQAAAGPASAPAPLEAMPPVAPASLDRLERALQHGELDDAAFAELQQHLGQARCAALAEALDQFDFEAALRALQALKQAAGSSSS
- a CDS encoding MetQ/NlpA family ABC transporter substrate-binding protein, with product MKTKIAVALAALALSGLAAAQKITVAATAVPHAEILEFVKPQLAKQGVELDVKVFTDYVQPNVQVAEKRLDANFFQHKPYLGEFNKGKGTNLVAVTAVHVEPFGAYSSKHKALTELPSGGTVAIPNDPSNAGRALLLLDRAGVIKLKSTDNILATPKDIADNPKKLKFREIEAATLPRILPQVDLALINTNYALEAKLNPVKNALAIEDARSPYANWLVARPDNKDADALKKLAAALNSAEVKKFIEGKYNGAVVPAF
- a CDS encoding methionine ABC transporter permease, with translation MDALLNAIDWAEIGLASWDTLLMLAGSLLFTVLLGLPLGVALFLFDRGQLLAAPRFYALLSLVVNVLRSLPFVILLIVLIPFTLLVAGTSLGVAGAIPPLVVGATPFFARLVEGALRGVDRGIVEAGLAMGASTRQIVWQALLPEARPAILSAITVTAITLVGYTAMSGVIGGGGLGDLAIRFGYQRFQTEVMVVTVALLLLLVQLLQMLGDWLVRRYTRR
- a CDS encoding methionine ABC transporter ATP-binding protein; this encodes MIELQEVHKSYPMAAGAGQVPALRGLSLSVEAGEVFGIIGASGAGKSTLLRVINLLERPDSGRVAVAGQDLLALDEAGLRAARQRIGMIFQHFNLLSSKTVAENVAWPLKIAGRAPAEIAPRVAALLARVGLADQAHKYPAQLSGGQKQRVGIARALATEPRVLLCDEATSALDPETTRSILDLLAEINRELGLTIVLITHEMDVVRRVCDRVAVLDGGLIAEQGPVAEVFLHPRHPVTRRFVLEAEHVDEGQQLDDFSHVPGRIVQLTFRGERTYEPLLGEVARRTGLDFGILSGRIDRIKQEPYGQLTISVSGGDLAAAQALLEARGVRVEVQR